One Cystobacter fuscus DSM 2262 genomic window carries:
- the ligA gene encoding NAD-dependent DNA ligase LigA, producing MTASKTADAARIGQLRKDLAYHNHRYYVLDSPEVSDAEYDRLMRELQELESRHPDLVTPDSPTRRVGGAPAEKFEKVRHRVAMLSLANVFDDEGLSDFDERIRRQTGLAQVAYVCEPKLDGLAITLTYEQGRFVRGATRGDGTEGEDVSANLRTLRGLPTELLPQDGVKAPGMIEVRGEVFISKKDFKRLNDKREEEGEPLFANPRNAAAGSLRQLDPRITASRPLSLFLYECVPGEGVPAFRSHTEKLGYLRSLGLPVNRAVSVPSVEGVREQYRASLEGRHALPFEVDGMVVKVDDEDLRQRLGQVSKSPRWAVAYKFPPEEESTLVEDIQVYVGRTGALTPVAHLKPVKVGGVTVSRATLHNEDELRRKDVRKGDTVFIRRAGDVIPEIVKVVEGKRPEGTEPFVFPTECPVCHAAAVKDEEGAIIRCTGATCPAQLVEKVRHFASRTAMDVDGLGEKLAAQLVETGLVKSFADLYHLTREKLLTLERMGDKSADNLLASIERSKQTTQPRFLYALGIRHVGESTARVLAEAYPDVRGLYTASLEDITRVKDVGPTMAEVIHTFFHEPLNREAINALLAAGVTPAPPVVVKTGVFAGKTVVLTGGMSGMSREQAKEEIERRGGKVSGSVSRKTDLVVAGEDAGSKLKKAQELGVRIVDEQAFLQLLQTDARG from the coding sequence AAAACCGCTGACGCCGCCCGCATCGGGCAGCTCCGAAAAGATCTCGCCTACCACAACCACCGCTACTACGTGCTCGACTCGCCGGAGGTGAGCGACGCGGAATACGACCGGCTCATGCGCGAGCTGCAGGAGCTGGAGTCTCGCCATCCGGACCTCGTCACGCCCGACTCACCCACCCGCCGGGTGGGCGGCGCTCCGGCGGAGAAGTTCGAGAAGGTGCGCCACCGCGTGGCCATGTTGTCGCTGGCCAACGTCTTCGACGACGAGGGGCTGAGCGACTTCGACGAGCGCATCCGCCGCCAGACGGGACTCGCCCAGGTCGCCTATGTCTGCGAGCCCAAGCTGGATGGGCTCGCCATCACCCTGACCTACGAGCAGGGCCGCTTCGTGCGCGGCGCCACGCGGGGAGACGGGACCGAGGGAGAGGACGTGAGCGCGAACCTGCGCACCCTGCGCGGCCTGCCCACGGAGCTCCTGCCCCAGGACGGGGTGAAGGCGCCCGGGATGATCGAGGTGCGCGGCGAGGTCTTCATCTCCAAGAAGGACTTCAAGCGGCTCAACGACAAGCGCGAGGAGGAGGGCGAGCCGCTCTTCGCCAACCCGCGCAACGCCGCCGCCGGCAGCCTGCGCCAGTTGGATCCCCGCATCACCGCGTCGCGGCCGCTGTCGCTCTTCCTGTACGAGTGCGTGCCGGGCGAGGGCGTGCCCGCCTTCCGCTCGCACACCGAGAAGCTCGGCTACCTGCGCTCGCTGGGGCTGCCGGTGAACCGGGCGGTGAGCGTGCCGAGCGTGGAGGGAGTGCGCGAGCAGTACCGCGCGAGCCTGGAGGGCCGCCATGCGCTGCCCTTCGAGGTGGACGGCATGGTGGTGAAGGTGGACGACGAGGACCTGCGCCAGCGCCTGGGCCAGGTGTCCAAGAGTCCGCGCTGGGCCGTGGCCTACAAGTTCCCGCCCGAGGAGGAGTCGACGCTCGTCGAGGACATCCAGGTGTACGTGGGGCGCACGGGCGCGCTCACGCCGGTGGCGCACTTGAAGCCGGTGAAGGTGGGCGGCGTCACGGTGAGCCGCGCCACCCTGCACAACGAGGACGAGCTGCGGCGCAAGGACGTGCGCAAGGGCGACACCGTCTTCATCCGCCGCGCGGGCGACGTCATCCCGGAGATCGTCAAGGTGGTGGAGGGCAAGCGGCCCGAGGGCACCGAGCCCTTCGTCTTCCCCACCGAGTGCCCGGTGTGCCACGCGGCGGCCGTCAAGGACGAGGAAGGCGCCATCATCCGCTGCACGGGCGCCACCTGCCCCGCGCAGCTCGTGGAGAAGGTCCGCCACTTCGCCTCGCGCACCGCCATGGACGTGGACGGCCTGGGCGAGAAGCTCGCCGCGCAGCTCGTGGAGACGGGGCTGGTGAAGAGCTTCGCGGACCTCTACCACCTCACGCGAGAGAAGCTCCTCACGCTCGAGCGCATGGGGGACAAGAGCGCGGACAACCTGCTCGCCAGCATCGAGCGCTCCAAGCAGACCACCCAGCCTCGCTTCCTCTACGCGCTGGGCATCCGGCACGTGGGCGAGTCCACCGCGCGCGTGCTCGCCGAGGCCTACCCCGACGTGCGCGGCCTCTACACGGCGAGCCTCGAGGACATCACCCGCGTCAAGGACGTGGGTCCCACCATGGCCGAGGTCATCCATACCTTCTTCCATGAGCCGCTCAACCGCGAGGCCATCAACGCCCTGCTCGCCGCGGGCGTCACCCCTGCCCCGCCCGTCGTCGTCAAGACGGGCGTGTTCGCTGGAAAGACGGTGGTTCTCACTGGGGGTATGAGTGGAATGAGCCGGGAGCAAGCCAAGGAGGAAATCGAGCGCCGGGGTGGCAAGGTGTCGGGAAGTGTCTCTCGCAAGACGGACCTGGTGGTGGCGGGCGAGGATGCGGGCAGCAAGCTGAAGAAGGCCCAGGAGCTCGGGGTAAGAATCGTGGACGAGCAGGCCTTCCTCCAATTGCTCCAGACGGACGCACGAGGCTAG
- a CDS encoding acylphosphatase — translation MDSRRVSLRIRGRVQGVSYRESARAEALRLGLKGWVRNLPDGTVEAVAEGPPHALDAFVSWSHRGPPQARVTEVERADAEALGEFITFIVERSS, via the coding sequence ATGGACAGTCGTCGAGTGAGCCTGCGGATCCGGGGCCGGGTGCAGGGTGTTTCCTACCGGGAGAGCGCCCGCGCCGAGGCCCTGCGGCTGGGCCTCAAGGGCTGGGTGCGCAACCTGCCCGACGGGACGGTGGAGGCGGTGGCCGAGGGCCCGCCCCACGCCCTGGATGCCTTCGTCAGCTGGAGCCACCGCGGCCCTCCCCAGGCGCGCGTGACGGAAGTGGAGCGCGCCGATGCCGAGGCGCTCGGGGAGTTCATCACCTTCATCGTGGAGCGCAGCTCATGA
- a CDS encoding DUF3052 family protein yields MNPYAPASLTSMLGIKSGSKVSVINPPRGFVQKLNPLPDGVEFLITAQTGLDIILFFTQDTHELVQRLPALSRAMTLQGGIWVCWPSGEGIKTALSEDFIRQAALDIGMVDNKLCLIDTTWTGLRLVRRPRGRLDKPDYRKRAPTAQA; encoded by the coding sequence ATGAATCCCTACGCGCCAGCCTCCCTGACCTCCATGCTGGGCATCAAGTCCGGCAGCAAGGTCTCGGTCATCAACCCCCCGCGCGGCTTCGTCCAGAAGCTCAACCCCCTGCCCGACGGCGTGGAGTTCCTCATCACCGCCCAGACGGGCCTGGACATCATCCTCTTCTTCACCCAGGACACGCACGAGCTCGTCCAGCGCCTGCCCGCGCTCTCGCGCGCCATGACGCTCCAGGGCGGCATCTGGGTGTGCTGGCCCAGCGGCGAGGGCATCAAGACGGCCCTGAGCGAGGACTTCATCCGCCAGGCGGCGCTGGACATCGGCATGGTGGACAACAAGCTGTGCCTCATCGACACGACCTGGACGGGCCTGCGCCTGGTACGCCGCCCCCGGGGCCGCCTGGACAAGCCCGACTACCGCAAGCGGGCCCCCACCGCCCAGGCCTGA